In Candidatus Cloacimonadota bacterium, a single genomic region encodes these proteins:
- a CDS encoding DUF512 domain-containing protein codes for MPLKVLKVQPRSPAAKAGISGGDTILSINAMPIHDFFDLEYYGNDYQLEVELRGPEGASRTLTVLRQPNKALGIEPEPHEVATCDNSCVFCFIDQLPSGLRPTLYQKDDDYLFSYVFGNYITLNNLRSPQLKRIVDQHISPLYVSVHSTDPALRKQLMRYRADFDVLQTLRHLSDQGISFHLQIVCVPRYNCGDQLRATLSDLLDGSVNALSIGVVPVGLTGFRARLAALEPFTQPLAAETIAIIDSFRQQDAVVQAADEIYVQAGLPVPGEDYYGEFPQLENGIGMLRLSRMNFRRRRRAFGKELDKAGIPFLMITSRSAESTLKDLACDLGPRLDKASVRVQAISNRWLGGQVSVSGLLAAQDILNQQAAKPNEGLIVPSSIFNHDGITLDDLSQIELRDRLSRPLLVVDQYFEDWEWI; via the coding sequence ATGCCGCTGAAGGTGCTCAAAGTTCAACCCCGCAGCCCGGCTGCCAAAGCCGGGATCAGCGGCGGAGACACCATTCTCAGCATCAACGCCATGCCCATCCATGATTTTTTCGATCTCGAATATTACGGCAATGATTACCAGCTCGAGGTGGAACTGCGCGGCCCAGAAGGAGCCAGCAGAACGCTCACCGTGCTGCGGCAACCGAACAAAGCTCTGGGCATCGAGCCCGAACCCCACGAGGTGGCCACCTGCGACAACAGCTGTGTCTTTTGCTTCATCGACCAGTTGCCGTCCGGGCTGCGGCCCACTCTGTATCAAAAGGACGACGACTATCTCTTTTCCTACGTTTTCGGCAACTACATCACGCTGAACAATCTGCGCTCCCCTCAGCTCAAACGCATCGTGGACCAGCATATCAGCCCGCTCTACGTCTCCGTGCACAGCACCGATCCCGCGCTGCGGAAGCAGCTGATGCGCTACCGGGCGGATTTTGACGTGCTGCAAACCCTGCGCCACCTTTCGGACCAGGGGATCAGCTTTCACCTTCAGATCGTCTGCGTGCCGCGATACAACTGCGGCGACCAACTGCGCGCCACCCTCAGCGACCTGCTTGACGGCTCCGTGAACGCTTTGTCCATCGGCGTGGTACCCGTGGGCCTCACCGGTTTCCGGGCCAGACTTGCCGCCCTGGAACCCTTCACTCAGCCTCTCGCGGCGGAAACGATAGCGATCATAGACTCATTCAGGCAGCAGGATGCGGTTGTCCAGGCCGCGGACGAGATCTACGTCCAAGCCGGCCTGCCGGTACCCGGTGAAGATTATTACGGGGAATTTCCCCAGCTGGAAAACGGGATCGGCATGCTCCGTCTCAGCCGGATGAATTTCCGCCGGCGTCGCCGCGCCTTTGGCAAAGAGCTGGACAAGGCCGGGATCCCTTTTTTGATGATCACCTCGCGCTCGGCGGAATCCACCCTTAAAGACCTGGCCTGCGATCTTGGCCCCAGGCTGGATAAAGCCTCCGTGCGTGTCCAGGCCATATCCAACCGCTGGCTGGGAGGCCAGGTGAGCGTGAGCGGACTGCTGGCCGCGCAAGACATCCTGAACCAACAGGCAGCCAAGCCCAACGAAGGCCTGATCGTGCCTTCCAGTATCTTCAACCATGACGGGATCACCCTGGACGATCTTTCCCAGATCGAGCTCCGCGACCGCCTGAGCCGGCCCCTGCTGGTGGTGGACCAGTATTTCGAGGATTGGGAATGGATCTGA
- the phnC gene encoding phosphonate ABC transporter ATP-binding protein, whose protein sequence is MTQLEIKDLRKSYDQKVWALDKVSFEVQKGDFIILLGLSGSGKSTLLRCINRLIEPDEGDVLYEGNSVRALSPTQLRRYRRNIAMVFQQFNLVKNLSVLTNVLTGRLGYHGLVDKHSAAELEAAHHNLGRVGLKDYAKRQVKNLSGGQQQRVAIARALMQNPAVILADEPVASLDPATADSIMQYLGEINSEGITVLCSLHFLSLARRYGNRVIALKDGLKVYEGLPAEIDNTRFKQIYGQDAEEI, encoded by the coding sequence ATGACCCAGCTCGAGATCAAAGACCTGCGCAAAAGCTACGACCAGAAGGTCTGGGCCCTGGACAAAGTATCCTTTGAGGTCCAAAAGGGGGATTTCATCATCCTGCTGGGCCTCTCCGGCAGCGGCAAATCCACCCTCCTGCGCTGCATCAACCGCTTGATCGAGCCGGATGAAGGCGACGTTTTGTACGAAGGCAATTCGGTGCGCGCCCTCTCCCCCACTCAGCTGCGCAGATACCGCCGCAACATCGCCATGGTCTTTCAGCAATTCAACCTGGTGAAAAACCTCAGCGTGCTAACCAACGTGCTCACGGGCCGGCTGGGTTATCACGGACTGGTGGACAAACACAGCGCAGCGGAACTCGAAGCTGCCCACCACAATCTGGGCCGGGTGGGCTTGAAGGACTATGCCAAACGGCAGGTGAAAAACCTCTCCGGCGGCCAGCAGCAAAGGGTGGCCATCGCCCGGGCCCTGATGCAAAACCCAGCCGTGATCCTTGCCGACGAACCCGTGGCCAGCCTCGATCCCGCCACCGCCGATTCCATCATGCAATACCTTGGCGAGATCAATTCCGAAGGCATCACCGTGCTCTGCTCGCTGCACTTCCTGTCCCTCGCCCGCCGCTACGGCAACCGCGTGATCGCGCTCAAGGACGGGCTCAAGGTTTACGAGGGACTGCCCGCGGAGATCGACAACACCCGCTTCAAACAGATCTACGGCCAGGACGCCGAAGAGATCTGA
- a CDS encoding sodium ion-translocating decarboxylase subunit beta, which translates to MQALFGGILAFEWQQAVMILIGLVLIWLAIAKKYEPTLLLPIGFGTILTNIPFSAAVGEHGPLQILFNAGIATELFPLLIFIGIGAMIDFSPLLKNPFMLLFGAAAQLGIFVTFAAATLLGFSLKQAGAIGIIGAADGPTSIYVANRFAQDLLPAISVAAYSYMALVPIIQPPVIKLLTSKEERKIRMDYHAGDVPKVVKIVFPIAITLIAGIFVPASAALIGFLMFGNLIRECGVLEGLSKSAQNELANLVTIFLGISIASTMRGAAFLRPQTLLIFGLGLVAFIFDTAGGVLFAKFLNLFRKHKINPMIGACGISAFPMSARVVHQMGLKEDPFNFLLMPAVSVNVGGQIGSVIAGGLILALLGNV; encoded by the coding sequence ATGCAAGCATTATTTGGCGGTATCCTGGCCTTTGAATGGCAGCAGGCGGTGATGATCCTGATCGGCTTGGTGCTGATCTGGCTGGCGATCGCGAAGAAATATGAGCCGACCCTGCTGCTGCCGATCGGGTTTGGGACCATTCTCACGAACATACCCTTCTCCGCGGCCGTGGGAGAGCACGGTCCGCTGCAGATCCTGTTCAATGCCGGCATCGCCACCGAGCTTTTTCCGCTGCTGATCTTCATCGGCATCGGCGCCATGATCGATTTCTCGCCCCTGCTCAAAAACCCCTTCATGCTACTCTTTGGCGCGGCGGCCCAACTGGGCATTTTCGTAACCTTTGCCGCGGCCACCCTGCTCGGTTTCAGCCTTAAACAAGCTGGCGCGATCGGCATCATCGGCGCGGCGGACGGCCCCACCTCGATCTACGTGGCCAACCGTTTCGCCCAGGACCTGCTGCCGGCGATATCCGTGGCAGCCTATTCCTACATGGCCTTGGTGCCCATCATCCAGCCGCCGGTGATCAAACTGCTCACTTCCAAGGAAGAGCGCAAGATCCGCATGGATTACCACGCCGGCGACGTTCCCAAAGTGGTGAAGATCGTCTTCCCCATCGCCATCACGCTGATCGCAGGGATCTTCGTTCCCGCTTCCGCGGCGCTGATCGGCTTTCTGATGTTCGGAAACCTGATCCGCGAGTGCGGAGTGCTGGAAGGACTGTCCAAATCCGCGCAGAACGAACTGGCCAACCTGGTGACGATCTTTCTGGGCATCAGCATCGCCTCCACGATGCGGGGCGCGGCTTTTCTAAGGCCGCAAACCCTCTTGATCTTTGGCCTGGGTCTGGTGGCCTTCATTTTCGATACCGCCGGCGGAGTGCTTTTTGCCAAATTCCTGAACCTTTTCCGCAAACACAAGATCAACCCCATGATCGGCGCCTGCGGGATCTCGGCCTTTCCGATGTCCGCGCGGGTAGTCCATCAGATGGGGCTGAAAGAGGACCCCTTCAACTTTCTGCTGATGCCAGCCGTGAGCGTGAACGTGGGCGGCCAGATCGGCTCGGTGATCGCCGGAGGCCTCATTCTGGCTCTGTTGGGGAATGTATGA
- a CDS encoding N-acetylmuramoyl-L-alanine amidase, with protein sequence MPYNARKILLGLILLSCCASFLSADINLLFMPAKIPKKLPTVTLENRSYVALEQMNALLQSMLRVEYSEYNDHRINVWYNGQQFTFITNSPFYSFAEGVFNMQHPFLQVGAEYYVPETFFLQNLPLHFPKDITLKNGVLQIPRPVDKGVVRIVLDPGHGGKDPGAVGKNGTREKDINLNVGLLLKAMLEKELGVEVLMTRSDDRFIPLSGRTKFAMDKKADLFVSLHTNASRNRSAKGLETYYLSTSSTSDSRAVEALENDVVELYEGAEAKRNYDALDFILSDMSQTEFLEYSNDLATLVQRNMVSGAQGQDRGVKQASFYVLRGAFMPAILIEMGFISNLNEEAVLSNKQYQERLARTIFEGIKRFKYSYDRIRKTS encoded by the coding sequence ATGCCATATAACGCAAGAAAAATATTGCTGGGCCTGATCCTGCTATCTTGCTGCGCCTCTTTTCTGAGCGCTGATATCAATCTGCTCTTCATGCCCGCCAAGATACCCAAGAAACTGCCCACCGTCACCCTGGAGAACCGCTCCTATGTGGCCCTGGAACAGATGAACGCGCTGCTGCAATCCATGCTCAGGGTGGAATACAGCGAATACAACGACCACCGCATCAACGTCTGGTACAATGGGCAGCAGTTCACATTCATCACCAACTCACCCTTCTACAGTTTCGCGGAAGGCGTGTTCAACATGCAGCATCCCTTTTTGCAGGTGGGGGCTGAATACTACGTTCCGGAAACCTTTTTCCTGCAAAACCTGCCCTTGCATTTTCCCAAGGATATCACCCTCAAAAACGGGGTTCTGCAGATACCCCGTCCGGTGGACAAAGGCGTGGTCCGCATCGTGCTGGACCCCGGCCACGGCGGCAAGGACCCCGGCGCGGTGGGGAAAAACGGAACCCGGGAAAAGGACATCAACCTCAATGTGGGCCTCCTGCTGAAAGCGATGCTGGAAAAGGAGCTGGGGGTGGAAGTGCTGATGACCCGCTCCGACGACCGCTTCATCCCACTTTCCGGGCGTACCAAATTCGCCATGGACAAAAAAGCCGACCTCTTCGTGAGCCTGCACACCAATGCCTCCCGAAACCGCAGCGCGAAAGGCCTGGAGACCTATTACCTTTCCACCTCCTCCACCTCCGATTCCCGCGCGGTGGAAGCCTTGGAAAACGATGTGGTGGAGCTTTACGAGGGAGCCGAGGCTAAAAGGAACTACGACGCGCTGGATTTCATCCTCAGCGACATGAGCCAGACGGAGTTTCTGGAGTACAGCAACGATCTGGCCACGCTGGTACAGCGCAACATGGTGTCGGGCGCCCAGGGCCAGGACCGGGGTGTGAAACAAGCCAGTTTTTACGTTCTGCGCGGGGCTTTCATGCCCGCCATCCTGATCGAGATGGGCTTCATCTCGAACCTTAACGAGGAAGCGGTGCTGTCCAACAAGCAGTATCAGGAACGCCTGGCCCGCACCATCTTTGAAGGCATCAAGCGCTTCAAATACAGCTACGACAGGATCCGCAAGACCAGTTGA
- a CDS encoding acylphosphatase — translation MLTWELRATGRVQFVGFRSFARTCALQCSVTGWVSNRSDGSVLIVASGERDRLEQFCGLLRSGNRFVDVRELQIREQNETVEYDDFTIR, via the coding sequence ATGCTTACTTGGGAACTACGAGCCACGGGACGAGTCCAGTTTGTCGGTTTCCGCAGTTTCGCGCGAACCTGCGCGCTGCAGTGTTCTGTTACCGGCTGGGTTAGCAACCGGTCTGACGGCAGCGTGCTGATCGTGGCCAGCGGAGAACGGGACAGGCTGGAGCAATTCTGCGGGCTGCTGCGCTCCGGCAACAGGTTTGTTGACGTGCGGGAGCTGCAAATCAGGGAACAAAATGAAACGGTTGAATACGATGATTTTACGATACGATAA
- a CDS encoding LysM peptidoglycan-binding domain-containing protein produces the protein MILRYDKKTRSGAGDQSHGHRPGWKLFMVALALLLPAWLAAELVTHKVQKSETLYGLSKQYQVSIEQIWELNGLSSNNIQVGQVLKIKEADPIKPDFKTPPVTPTQSETPTPPPTSPEPPDHSQLKLPDDYYYTVQAGETAFRIATNHKLAPADFLRWNNLPAENPPIKPGDRLIIKDPASFDPAVEKPVEQGPAIQAAAPAKPDTLLLEQVYVVKKKDTLFSIAKAHGTTVDDIKTRNNLTSNDISVGQKLWLTGTPPADQASGSSSASSSTKVRTDCVMPTKGKVTSEFGMRRGRPHKGIDIANKSGTPIYAVLDGVVVFSGVQRGYGNVVLIEHPNFVMTVYAHHEKNLVKVGDHVKRGQQIARMGSTGNSTGPHLHFEYRVKGTAINPRKVLPF, from the coding sequence ATGATTTTACGATACGATAAAAAGACCCGAAGCGGGGCCGGCGATCAGAGCCATGGCCACCGGCCGGGCTGGAAGCTTTTCATGGTGGCCTTGGCCTTGCTGCTGCCGGCCTGGCTGGCCGCGGAGCTGGTAACCCACAAGGTGCAAAAGAGTGAAACGCTCTACGGGCTCAGCAAGCAATACCAGGTGTCGATCGAGCAGATCTGGGAACTGAACGGCCTCAGCAGCAACAACATCCAGGTGGGACAGGTCCTGAAGATCAAGGAAGCTGATCCCATTAAACCTGATTTCAAGACACCTCCTGTAACTCCCACCCAGAGCGAAACCCCCACCCCTCCTCCAACTTCACCGGAACCACCTGATCACAGCCAACTCAAGCTTCCGGACGACTACTATTACACCGTGCAGGCAGGGGAAACAGCCTTCCGCATTGCCACGAACCACAAACTGGCTCCCGCAGATTTTCTGCGCTGGAACAACCTCCCCGCCGAAAATCCACCCATCAAACCGGGTGACCGGCTGATCATCAAGGACCCGGCCAGCTTTGATCCCGCGGTGGAAAAACCCGTGGAACAGGGACCCGCCATCCAGGCCGCCGCACCGGCCAAACCCGACACTCTGCTGCTGGAACAGGTTTACGTGGTGAAGAAAAAAGACACCCTGTTCAGCATAGCCAAAGCCCACGGGACCACCGTGGACGACATCAAGACCCGCAACAACCTCACTTCCAACGACATCAGCGTGGGCCAGAAACTATGGCTGACCGGCACTCCGCCCGCGGACCAGGCCTCCGGCTCAAGCAGCGCCAGCTCTTCCACCAAGGTCCGCACCGATTGCGTGATGCCCACCAAGGGCAAGGTGACCTCAGAATTCGGCATGCGCCGGGGACGCCCCCACAAGGGCATCGACATTGCCAACAAATCCGGAACTCCAATCTACGCCGTTTTGGACGGCGTGGTGGTCTTTTCCGGGGTGCAACGCGGCTACGGGAACGTCGTCCTGATCGAGCATCCGAACTTTGTGATGACGGTTTACGCCCATCACGAAAAGAATCTGGTGAAGGTGGGCGACCACGTTAAACGGGGGCAGCAGATCGCCAGAATGGGCTCGACCGGAAATTCCACCGGTCCTCATCTGCATTTTGAATACCGCGTCAAGGGGACGGCGATCAATCCCCGCAAGGTATTGCCATTTTGA
- a CDS encoding 4Fe-4S cluster-binding domain-containing protein — protein sequence MKLSHPELLECRICPQNCGVNRRETTGFCGAGVSLRVNGAHLHHGEEPVLSGTGGSGTIFFSHCNLCCVYCQNHQISHLGWGREISEQDCAHMMLSLQEAGAHNVNLVSPTQFTPQLAATLRLARAQGLSVPVVWNSNAYEKPDTLKTLSGLVNIYLPDLKYAHPAYASKYSQALDYPALALKAVQEMHAQVGRLEISAAGLALRGLLVRHLVLPNRLAGTRDLLYRLREILGEGVCLSLMAQYYPTTAARKHSELARGLRPEEYAEALEVALNLGYAEVYAQELDPSPNWTPTFSSEATENPITHFNGRKHDAI from the coding sequence ATGAAGCTTAGCCACCCCGAACTGCTGGAATGCCGGATCTGCCCCCAGAACTGCGGGGTGAACCGCCGGGAGACCACTGGTTTCTGCGGCGCGGGGGTTTCCCTGCGCGTGAACGGAGCGCATCTGCACCATGGCGAGGAGCCCGTCCTTAGCGGCACCGGCGGCAGCGGAACCATCTTCTTTTCCCATTGCAACCTGTGCTGCGTTTATTGCCAGAATCACCAGATATCTCATCTGGGCTGGGGCCGGGAGATCAGCGAACAGGATTGCGCCCACATGATGCTGAGTTTGCAGGAAGCCGGGGCCCACAACGTGAATCTGGTCTCGCCGACGCAATTCACGCCCCAGCTGGCCGCAACGCTCAGGCTGGCGCGGGCCCAGGGCCTGAGTGTCCCGGTGGTTTGGAACAGCAACGCCTATGAAAAGCCGGACACGCTGAAAACCCTGTCCGGACTGGTGAACATCTATCTGCCGGACCTCAAATACGCCCATCCGGCCTATGCCTCAAAGTATTCCCAGGCGCTGGATTATCCCGCCCTCGCCTTGAAAGCGGTGCAGGAAATGCACGCGCAGGTGGGAAGGCTGGAGATCTCTGCCGCCGGACTGGCCTTGCGCGGCTTGCTGGTGCGGCATTTGGTGCTGCCAAATCGTCTGGCCGGCACCCGGGACCTGCTCTACCGCCTGCGTGAAATCCTGGGCGAGGGTGTTTGCCTGAGTCTGATGGCCCAATATTACCCCACCACCGCGGCCCGAAAACATTCCGAGCTGGCCCGCGGACTGCGTCCGGAGGAATACGCGGAAGCGCTGGAAGTGGCCCTGAACCTGGGATATGCCGAAGTTTACGCCCAGGAACTGGACCCCTCGCCAAACTGGACCCCCACTTTCTCTTCGGAGGCAACCGAAAATCCCATAACCCATTTTAACGGAAGGAAACACGATGCCATATAA
- a CDS encoding phosphate/phosphite/phosphonate ABC transporter substrate-binding protein, translating to MKQAALIVLAFALLLASCMSEANKLEKANLELGSKKNPIKMYFVPSMEASTVVTSGEAIAAWLEQETGYKFKVAVPTSYAAVVEAIGAFQADVAWLPTFAYVLAEEKYGAEVEFMTVRNGLNKYCGQFVARADSGIDSLQHIEGKVVAYTDAASTSGYIYPSAILKQKGIVPARYTLAGGHPQAITAVYNGTADVACTYWSPPDASGKPMDAREKLLQTYPDVFSKLKIVALTDSIPNDTVTFRRGLPAEVQNSLVSALEKFSGSKDGQAVLRELYDIDGLTRATKADYDIVRQTLKTLGKDPGQFFKN from the coding sequence ATGAAACAAGCTGCTCTGATAGTTTTGGCTTTCGCCCTGTTGCTCGCATCATGCATGAGCGAAGCCAACAAACTGGAAAAGGCTAATCTTGAACTCGGATCGAAGAAAAACCCGATCAAGATGTATTTCGTGCCCTCGATGGAGGCCTCCACCGTGGTTACCAGCGGGGAGGCGATCGCCGCCTGGCTGGAACAGGAAACCGGCTACAAATTCAAAGTGGCCGTGCCCACCAGTTACGCCGCCGTGGTGGAAGCCATCGGCGCCTTCCAGGCCGACGTGGCCTGGCTGCCCACCTTCGCCTATGTGCTGGCCGAGGAAAAATATGGCGCCGAGGTGGAGTTCATGACCGTCCGCAACGGTCTGAACAAGTATTGCGGGCAATTCGTGGCCCGCGCGGACAGCGGTATAGACAGCCTGCAGCACATTGAAGGGAAGGTGGTGGCCTACACCGACGCGGCCTCAACCTCAGGCTACATTTACCCTTCCGCCATCTTGAAGCAGAAGGGCATCGTCCCGGCCAGATACACCCTCGCGGGAGGCCATCCGCAGGCCATCACCGCCGTTTACAACGGGACCGCGGATGTTGCCTGCACCTACTGGTCACCTCCGGATGCCAGCGGAAAGCCGATGGACGCCCGGGAAAAGCTGCTTCAGACCTATCCTGACGTGTTTTCCAAGCTCAAGATAGTGGCCCTCACGGATTCCATTCCCAACGACACCGTCACCTTCCGCCGCGGTCTGCCGGCCGAAGTGCAAAACTCTCTGGTTTCCGCTTTGGAAAAGTTTTCCGGATCCAAGGACGGCCAGGCCGTCCTGCGTGAACTTTACGACATTGACGGGCTCACCCGGGCCACCAAAGCCGATTACGACATCGTGCGCCAGACCCTCAAAACCCTGGGCAAGGACCCCGGGCAGTTTTTCAAGAACTGA
- a CDS encoding cytidine deaminase, producing MSIDLDILLEQAQAASEKAYAPYSGFRVGAALLCADGSVVTGCNVENSSYSLTICAERNALFAAVNMGKRDFLALAIYVDSDEIFPPCGACRQVLAEFSPHLQILYANRLGSILSDLETLLPQAFVLHGQ from the coding sequence ATGAGCATCGATCTGGACATCCTGCTGGAGCAGGCCCAGGCCGCCTCTGAAAAGGCTTACGCGCCCTATTCCGGATTCCGGGTGGGCGCCGCCCTGCTCTGCGCCGATGGCAGCGTGGTCACCGGCTGCAATGTGGAAAACTCCTCCTACTCCCTGACCATCTGTGCCGAGCGCAACGCCCTCTTTGCCGCCGTGAACATGGGCAAGCGGGATTTTCTCGCCCTCGCCATCTATGTGGATTCCGACGAGATCTTTCCTCCCTGCGGGGCCTGCCGTCAGGTTTTGGCCGAATTCAGCCCCCACCTGCAGATCCTCTACGCCAACCGTCTGGGCAGCATTCTCAGCGACTTGGAAACCTTGCTGCCCCAGGCATTTGTTTTGCATGGACAATGA